Proteins encoded by one window of Flavobacterium sp. N502540:
- a CDS encoding Lrp/AsnC family transcriptional regulator, with product MALDEIDKKILRLLQENAHYTLKDIANKINLSLTPVHDRVKRLEKEGVIEKYVSILNKKKLGNNLTVYCQVTLTKQTYDTSEGFNQSILNLPEVVECNYVSGNFDYMLKVVIPDMESFHHFHQKKLAVLPEVSLINTVFVISEVKSTTVLPI from the coding sequence ATGGCTCTAGATGAAATTGACAAGAAAATCTTACGACTTTTACAGGAAAATGCGCATTATACTTTAAAAGACATTGCGAACAAGATAAACCTGTCTTTGACACCAGTTCATGATCGGGTGAAACGTCTTGAAAAAGAAGGGGTTATAGAGAAGTATGTCTCTATTTTAAACAAGAAAAAACTCGGGAATAATTTAACCGTGTATTGTCAGGTGACCCTCACGAAGCAGACTTATGATACTTCGGAAGGATTCAATCAGTCCATTCTGAATTTACCGGAAGTGGTGGAGTGTAATTATGTTTCCGGAAATTTTGATTATATGTTGAAAGTTGTCATTCCCGATATGGAAAGCTTTCATCACTTTCATCAAAAAAAATTAGCAGTTCTTCCTGAAGTTTCTCTGATCAATACTGTTTTTGTAATTTCTGAAGTGAAGAGCACGACAGTTTTACCGATATAG
- a CDS encoding peptidoglycan-binding protein LysM, whose product MIKKWYFYASLIVIITFLTLGFKPFNLETKPWFLIEKTDGSEYVFPSQQEDDYPTLHKLNTPFTGKRLIGFKEAVAFKESQGKYRLVNSLGYMGKYQFGTQALRAIGVQNNKAFLKDPALQEKAFLVLLSKNKWILRNEIEKYEGKIINGVEITESGILAAAHLGGAGSVKNFFKNKGGQHFRDAYGTSLKSYLKAFGGYDLSYIEADSNATVHN is encoded by the coding sequence ATGATAAAGAAGTGGTATTTTTATGCGAGTTTGATCGTTATTATTACATTTTTGACTTTGGGTTTTAAACCCTTTAATCTGGAAACCAAACCGTGGTTTCTAATAGAAAAAACAGATGGATCTGAATACGTATTTCCATCACAGCAAGAGGATGATTATCCTACCTTACACAAATTAAACACCCCATTTACCGGAAAACGCCTAATTGGATTCAAAGAAGCAGTAGCTTTTAAGGAATCTCAAGGGAAATATCGTTTGGTAAATTCGTTAGGTTATATGGGGAAATATCAATTTGGGACTCAGGCACTGAGAGCTATTGGTGTTCAAAACAACAAAGCCTTTTTAAAAGACCCTGCCTTACAGGAAAAAGCATTTCTAGTGTTATTGTCTAAAAACAAATGGATTTTACGCAATGAGATCGAGAAGTATGAAGGGAAAATTATTAACGGTGTTGAAATTACAGAGTCTGGTATTTTAGCCGCTGCTCATCTTGGTGGTGCAGGTTCCGTTAAAAACTTTTTTAAGAACAAAGGAGGTCAACATTTTAGAGATGCCTACGGAACTTCTTTAAAAAGTTACCTTAAAGCCTTTGGAGGTTATGATTTATCTTATATTGAAGCAGATAGTAATGCTACAGTACACAATTAA
- the pafA gene encoding alkaline phosphatase PafA, with protein sequence MKKTIVLLTLFVFSNLSAQQRPKLVVGIVVDQMKMEYLYRFSDDFSSNGFKRLMNNGYTFQNMHYNYMPTYTAPGHASIYTGTTPATHGIVGNEWFSRTLGKDTYCTDDVSVKTVGDGTAEEGAMSPKNLLSTTITDEVRMGTNFEGKVIGMSLKDRGAILPAGHFANWAFWYSKTGSFISSTFYGEKLPEWVSEFNNEKRYMTYINKGWDLYKPLSVYNESLPDNNPYEGKLYGSAAPVFPYDLKSMYEKNDAGVLRATPYGNDLLAEFAMKAIEKEELGKDNITDFLTVSFSSTDYVGHLLGPRSMELQDTYLRLDQTIADFLNYLDKTVGKDNYLLFLTADHAGAENVIYLKDRKYNVNNYPVKDVRKSLQDFSVKTFGVDLILNYSNFNVFLNKPVLKKKGLDLVKVKQSFKEFLISQPQVKRAYTEEEILANSGKDYYLDFIAKGYDVTQNGDLIILDKPGNIEYSTTGTSHGTPYSYDTHVPAIFYGWHIKKGESYDKKAITEIAPTIAQKIKVTFPNGTEAKVLQEVLDEK encoded by the coding sequence ATGAAAAAAACTATTGTATTGTTGACACTGTTTGTATTCTCAAATTTAAGTGCTCAGCAGCGCCCTAAGTTGGTGGTAGGTATTGTGGTAGATCAGATGAAAATGGAATATTTGTATCGGTTCTCAGATGATTTTTCGTCAAATGGATTTAAGAGATTGATGAATAATGGATATACTTTTCAGAATATGCATTATAATTATATGCCTACTTACACTGCTCCTGGTCATGCGTCTATTTATACAGGGACTACACCGGCAACTCATGGAATTGTAGGGAATGAATGGTTTAGCAGAACACTTGGTAAAGATACCTATTGTACGGATGATGTTAGTGTGAAAACAGTTGGCGATGGTACTGCTGAAGAAGGTGCGATGTCTCCTAAGAACTTGCTCAGTACTACTATTACTGATGAAGTAAGAATGGGGACTAATTTTGAAGGTAAAGTGATTGGAATGAGTTTGAAAGATCGTGGTGCGATTTTGCCAGCGGGGCATTTTGCGAATTGGGCTTTTTGGTACAGTAAGACAGGTTCTTTTATTTCGAGTACTTTTTATGGTGAAAAGTTACCGGAGTGGGTTTCGGAATTCAATAATGAGAAACGTTATATGACGTATATCAATAAAGGGTGGGATTTGTATAAGCCTCTTTCGGTTTATAATGAAAGCTTACCGGATAATAATCCATACGAAGGGAAGTTGTACGGAAGTGCAGCGCCGGTTTTTCCTTATGATTTGAAAAGCATGTATGAGAAGAATGATGCCGGAGTTTTAAGAGCTACTCCTTATGGAAATGATTTGTTAGCAGAGTTCGCTATGAAAGCGATCGAAAAGGAAGAGTTAGGGAAAGATAATATAACTGATTTTCTAACGGTTAGTTTTTCTTCTACAGATTATGTGGGGCATTTACTTGGGCCAAGATCGATGGAACTTCAGGATACTTATTTAAGATTGGATCAGACAATTGCGGACTTTTTAAATTATTTAGATAAGACGGTCGGGAAAGATAATTATTTGTTATTCTTAACAGCTGATCATGCGGGTGCTGAGAATGTGATCTATTTAAAGGATCGAAAATATAATGTAAACAATTATCCGGTTAAGGATGTTAGAAAGAGTCTGCAGGATTTTTCGGTGAAAACATTTGGTGTAGATTTGATTTTAAATTATTCGAACTTTAATGTGTTTTTGAATAAGCCAGTTCTTAAGAAAAAAGGACTTGATTTAGTAAAAGTGAAGCAGAGTTTTAAAGAGTTTTTGATTTCACAACCACAAGTTAAGAGAGCATATACAGAAGAGGAAATTTTAGCAAATTCCGGAAAGGATTATTATCTTGATTTTATAGCGAAAGGTTATGATGTAACTCAAAACGGAGATTTGATTATCCTTGATAAACCTGGAAATATTGAGTATTCGACTACAGGAACATCACATGGAACTCCTTATAGTTATGATACACATGTGCCAGCTATTTTTTATGGATGGCATATTAAAAAAGGAGAGTCATACGACAAAAAAGCTATAACTGAAATTGCGCCGACAATAGCTCAAAAAATTAAAGTAACTTTTCCAAATGGAACAGAAGCAAAAGTGTTACAGGAAGTTCTGGATGAAAAATAG
- a CDS encoding trypsin-like peptidase domain-containing protein, with amino-acid sequence MKRFSTLFLVSLLSGATTLGAYKLLFESSNSFFGRGNSVVTLAPNSFGRNVALSAETVDFTAAADKTIHTVVHVKNVSRRTVSNPMMEFFYGYGGQQQQEQVGTGSGVIISEDGYIVTNNHVIKDATEIEITLNNKKSYKAKLIGTDSKMDIALLKINADEKLPYTAFANSDSVKIGEWVLAVGNPYNLTSTVTAGIVSAKARNLDTNGIQSFIQTDAAVNPGNSGGALVNTRGELIGINTMISSMTGSYVGYSFAVPSNIARKIIEDIMEFGNVQRGILGVEGGELNSTASKELGITETQGFYISKVSKNSGAEKAGLGKGDIIIKLDDQNIATYADLSGYINTKRPNDVVKVTYIKDGKTKIVPVTLSKNEFFSTEFKGIELENIDASDKKKFKIDYGVKIRSITNENLMQYQNELQGNIILSIDNVKATNIETVSKLLNNKNDGQSVRLEMISKSGEILRIII; translated from the coding sequence ATGAAAAGATTTTCAACCTTATTTTTAGTTTCACTACTTAGTGGTGCGACTACCCTTGGTGCTTACAAATTATTATTTGAAAGCAGCAATTCTTTTTTTGGAAGAGGAAATTCTGTTGTTACTCTTGCCCCAAACTCATTTGGAAGAAACGTAGCACTATCTGCTGAAACGGTTGATTTTACAGCGGCCGCAGACAAAACCATTCACACTGTTGTTCACGTAAAAAATGTCTCGCGAAGAACCGTCAGCAATCCTATGATGGAATTTTTCTACGGTTATGGAGGTCAACAACAACAGGAGCAGGTTGGAACCGGATCGGGAGTTATTATTTCGGAAGACGGATACATTGTAACCAACAATCACGTGATTAAAGATGCTACAGAAATCGAAATTACCTTAAACAATAAAAAATCATACAAAGCTAAATTAATAGGTACTGATTCTAAAATGGACATCGCTTTACTGAAAATTAATGCTGATGAAAAATTGCCTTATACCGCTTTTGCCAATTCTGATTCTGTAAAAATCGGAGAATGGGTTTTGGCAGTAGGAAATCCGTATAATTTAACGTCTACGGTTACTGCCGGAATTGTTTCGGCAAAAGCCCGAAATCTGGATACTAACGGAATTCAATCTTTCATTCAGACAGATGCGGCTGTAAACCCAGGAAATAGTGGTGGTGCATTAGTAAACACCAGAGGTGAGTTGATTGGCATCAATACAATGATCTCCTCTATGACCGGCTCTTATGTTGGATATTCGTTTGCCGTTCCGTCTAATATTGCCCGAAAAATAATCGAAGACATTATGGAATTCGGAAATGTACAAAGAGGTATTTTGGGTGTTGAAGGTGGTGAATTAAACAGTACCGCTTCTAAAGAATTAGGAATTACCGAAACACAAGGTTTCTACATTAGCAAAGTTTCTAAAAACTCCGGAGCCGAAAAAGCAGGATTGGGTAAAGGAGATATTATTATAAAACTTGACGACCAGAACATTGCCACTTATGCAGATCTGTCCGGTTATATTAATACCAAACGTCCAAATGATGTTGTAAAAGTGACCTATATTAAAGATGGAAAAACAAAAATAGTTCCGGTAACTTTAAGTAAAAATGAATTTTTTAGTACTGAATTTAAAGGAATTGAGCTGGAAAACATCGATGCCTCCGATAAAAAGAAATTTAAAATTGATTATGGTGTAAAAATCAGAAGCATCACTAACGAAAACTTAATGCAGTATCAAAATGAGCTTCAAGGCAATATTATCTTAAGTATTGATAATGTAAAAGCAACCAACATTGAAACTGTTTCTAAACTTTTAAACAATAAAAATGACGGACAAAGTGTGCGTCTTGAAATGATCAGTAAGTCGGGAGAAATTCTCAGAATTATTATTTAA
- a CDS encoding glyceraldehyde-3-phosphate dehydrogenase, producing the protein MSKKSLYQKEVSLQVDRRRAGVELIKIISDLWYDKSIEMVLFKNQLLDQNVSDIINLHQYAGEFVGKPITIFDSVEIAKVVLSLDLPPAKLDLGKLTYEYRLEDEKYPDARYFVIDKLKEAKSSEEIQPKDVVLYGFGRIGRLLARELMSKTGKGNQLRLRAIVTRDKNDASTLEKRASLLRYDSIHGDFQGSVTADPKNNALIINGTTVHIITANSPEEIDYTLYGINEALVIDNTGAFTTEEALKRHLTSKGASKVLLTAPGKGVPNIVHGVNHNEYNPDEIDIFSAASCTTNAITPVLKAVEDTLGVVKGHLETIHAYTNDQNLVDNMHKKYRRGRAAALNMVITETGAGSAVAKALPSLEGKLTSNAIRVPVPNGSLVVLNLEVKKATSIPAINKIMKKYALEGELVEQIKYSLNNELVSSDIVGTSAPSIYDSNATIVSKDGKNIVLYIWYDNEYGYSHQVIRLAKYIAKVRRFTYY; encoded by the coding sequence ATGAGCAAAAAATCTTTGTACCAAAAAGAGGTATCATTACAAGTCGACCGAAGAAGAGCTGGTGTCGAATTAATTAAAATCATAAGCGATTTATGGTATGACAAATCCATTGAAATGGTTCTTTTCAAAAACCAATTACTGGATCAAAATGTCAGCGATATTATCAACTTGCATCAATATGCCGGTGAATTTGTAGGCAAGCCTATCACCATTTTTGATTCGGTTGAAATCGCCAAAGTTGTTTTATCTTTAGATCTTCCACCTGCAAAATTAGATCTTGGAAAACTAACTTACGAATATCGTTTAGAAGATGAAAAATATCCTGATGCGCGATATTTTGTAATCGATAAATTGAAAGAAGCAAAATCTTCAGAAGAAATTCAGCCAAAAGATGTTGTTTTATATGGTTTCGGAAGAATTGGTCGTTTATTAGCGAGAGAATTAATGTCTAAAACTGGTAAAGGAAACCAATTGCGACTGAGAGCGATTGTTACCAGAGACAAAAATGACGCTTCAACATTAGAGAAAAGAGCTTCTCTTTTAAGATACGATTCAATACATGGAGATTTTCAGGGGTCTGTTACTGCCGATCCAAAGAACAATGCATTAATTATCAACGGAACTACCGTTCATATCATTACAGCAAATTCACCGGAAGAAATTGATTATACATTATACGGAATCAATGAGGCCTTAGTTATTGACAATACCGGAGCTTTTACAACAGAAGAAGCTTTAAAAAGACACTTAACTTCTAAAGGAGCCAGTAAAGTTTTATTGACTGCACCTGGAAAAGGAGTTCCAAATATCGTTCACGGAGTAAACCACAACGAGTACAATCCTGACGAAATTGATATTTTCTCTGCTGCATCCTGCACGACAAATGCTATCACACCAGTATTAAAAGCTGTTGAAGATACTTTAGGAGTAGTAAAAGGACACTTAGAAACCATCCATGCCTATACAAACGACCAGAATTTGGTTGACAATATGCATAAAAAATACCGTCGTGGAAGAGCAGCCGCTTTAAACATGGTCATTACCGAAACTGGTGCAGGAAGTGCCGTTGCAAAAGCATTGCCATCATTAGAAGGAAAATTAACCTCTAATGCCATCAGAGTTCCTGTTCCAAACGGTTCATTGGTAGTTTTAAACTTAGAAGTTAAAAAAGCAACTTCGATCCCGGCTATCAACAAGATCATGAAGAAATACGCTTTGGAAGGTGAATTGGTGGAGCAAATCAAATATTCATTGAACAACGAACTGGTTTCATCAGACATTGTAGGAACTTCAGCTCCTTCAATCTATGACAGTAACGCTACAATTGTTTCAAAAGATGGTAAAAACATTGTATTATACATTTGGTACGATAATGAATACGGCTACAGCCACCAGGTAATTCGTCTGGCAAAATACATTGCCAAAGTAAGACGTTTTACTTACTACTAG
- the dapF gene encoding diaminopimelate epimerase encodes MQIEFYKYQGTGNDFVMIDNRSEFFPKDNIKLIERLCDRRFGIGADGLILLENDTETDFRMVYYNSDGNQSSMCGNGGRCLVAFANQLGVIDDKTTFIATDGLHHASVGEDAIISLQMIDVDEVKKYDSYTFLNTGSPHHVQLVEDLEHYNVKENGAAIRYGELYGEKGSNVNFVKKVDDSTFSLRTYERGVEDETLACGTGATAVAIAMNAIGLTDKTSIHLNVEGGKLVVSFDKSDEHFTNVFLTGPAKFVFKGTIEI; translated from the coding sequence ATGCAAATAGAATTTTATAAATATCAGGGTACCGGGAACGATTTTGTTATGATTGACAACCGTTCAGAGTTCTTTCCAAAAGATAATATTAAATTGATTGAGCGACTGTGCGACAGACGTTTCGGGATAGGTGCGGACGGACTTATCTTACTCGAAAATGATACTGAAACTGACTTCAGAATGGTCTATTATAATTCAGACGGAAACCAAAGTTCGATGTGCGGAAATGGCGGCCGTTGTCTGGTTGCTTTTGCCAATCAGTTGGGGGTTATTGACGACAAAACGACCTTTATTGCAACAGATGGATTACATCATGCTTCGGTTGGAGAGGATGCTATTATTTCTTTGCAAATGATTGATGTGGATGAAGTAAAAAAATACGACTCTTATACGTTCTTAAATACGGGGTCACCACATCATGTGCAGCTTGTAGAGGATTTAGAACATTATAATGTGAAAGAAAATGGTGCTGCAATTCGTTATGGCGAATTATATGGTGAAAAAGGAAGTAACGTTAATTTTGTGAAAAAAGTAGACGATAGTACTTTTTCATTGCGTACTTATGAAAGAGGCGTTGAAGATGAAACTTTGGCTTGCGGAACCGGAGCAACGGCAGTGGCAATTGCAATGAACGCTATTGGTTTAACAGATAAAACGTCAATTCATCTGAATGTTGAAGGCGGAAAATTGGTGGTTTCTTTTGATAAGTCAGACGAACATTTTACCAATGTTTTTTTAACCGGGCCAGCCAAATTCGTTTTTAAAGGAACGATCGAAATTTAA
- a CDS encoding DUF2279 domain-containing protein produces the protein MNLKSIFFLSVLGVLSVFSVNAQSRVESFLTPSDTLNKKRQNTVIITEATLASVTLLGLNQLWYADYPRSNFHFINDNNEWLQMDKVGHMYSAYHLGRFGAEMMKWSGADQKKQLIYGAGFGFAFLTAVEVLDGFSSEWGASSGDVIANATGTALYVSQELLWKEQRIVPKFSFHTTQYANLRPKVLGSSLNEQLLKDYNGQTYWLSVNLHSFAKESKIPKWLNVAFGYGADGMLTGNLQNDNPDFTQNPKRFRQIYLSFDVNLAKIETKSHFLKTIFSIFNTIKIPAPTLEYSANKGLKAHAFYF, from the coding sequence TTGAATTTAAAAAGCATATTTTTTTTATCGGTTTTAGGGGTCTTGAGTGTTTTTTCTGTGAACGCTCAAAGCAGGGTTGAAAGTTTTTTAACGCCCTCGGATACCTTAAATAAAAAAAGACAAAATACAGTCATAATTACCGAAGCTACTCTGGCTTCGGTAACTTTACTAGGTTTGAATCAGCTTTGGTACGCTGATTATCCTCGTTCTAATTTCCACTTTATAAATGATAATAACGAATGGCTTCAAATGGATAAGGTGGGGCATATGTATTCGGCCTATCACTTAGGAAGATTTGGTGCTGAAATGATGAAATGGAGTGGAGCCGATCAAAAAAAACAATTAATTTACGGTGCAGGTTTTGGCTTTGCCTTTTTGACGGCTGTCGAAGTATTGGATGGATTTTCATCAGAATGGGGTGCTTCTTCAGGAGATGTTATTGCTAATGCTACTGGTACTGCCTTATATGTTTCTCAGGAATTACTTTGGAAAGAACAGCGTATTGTTCCAAAATTTTCTTTTCATACTACACAATATGCGAATTTAAGACCTAAAGTATTGGGAAGTTCGTTAAATGAACAGCTTTTGAAAGATTATAATGGTCAAACTTATTGGCTCTCTGTAAATCTTCATTCTTTCGCGAAAGAGAGTAAAATTCCAAAGTGGTTAAATGTAGCTTTTGGGTATGGAGCGGATGGAATGTTAACCGGAAATTTACAAAATGATAATCCTGATTTCACACAAAACCCGAAAAGATTTCGTCAGATTTATCTTAGTTTTGACGTGAATTTGGCGAAAATTGAAACAAAATCACATTTTTTAAAGACAATTTTTTCCATTTTTAACACGATAAAAATTCCGGCGCCAACTCTCGAATACTCCGCCAATAAAGGGCTTAAAGCGCATGCCTTCTATTTTTAG
- the mltG gene encoding endolytic transglycosylase MltG, with amino-acid sequence MSIKKIITLTAVAVISVLLVYGFILISKIFSANTKFEEKELYVYVPTGANYTDVKKILEPYIKNFEDFEMVASKRSYPENVKSGRFLLKKDMNNIDLVRAMRSNVPVKLAFNNQERLENFAGRVGSEIEADSLSLLKAFRDPRFLAANGFNEENVFAMFIPNTYEIYWNTSAEKFRDKMIKEYHNFWTAERIEKAKKQGLTPVQVTILASIVHKESVKKDERPRIAGVYLNRLRLEMPLQADPTVIYALKLRDNNFDQVIKRVFYNDLIMKSPYNTYVNIGLPPGPIAMPDITALDAVLNPEKNDYIYFCASVERFGYHEFAATLAEHNVNAKKYSDWIASQGVTR; translated from the coding sequence TTGAGCATAAAAAAAATCATCACGTTAACTGCTGTTGCCGTAATTTCAGTTTTATTGGTTTACGGATTTATTTTGATTAGTAAAATCTTCAGCGCCAATACTAAATTCGAAGAGAAAGAATTGTACGTGTATGTTCCGACAGGAGCAAATTATACCGATGTTAAAAAAATATTAGAGCCTTATATCAAGAATTTTGAAGATTTCGAGATGGTGGCCAGTAAAAGAAGTTATCCTGAGAATGTGAAATCGGGTCGTTTTTTGCTAAAAAAAGACATGAATAATATAGATTTGGTTCGTGCTATGCGTTCTAATGTTCCTGTAAAATTAGCTTTTAATAATCAGGAACGTCTGGAGAATTTTGCAGGAAGAGTGGGTTCTGAAATCGAAGCGGACAGTTTATCGCTATTGAAAGCCTTTAGAGATCCGAGATTTTTAGCTGCAAATGGTTTTAATGAAGAGAACGTTTTTGCTATGTTTATTCCGAATACTTATGAAATCTACTGGAATACTTCGGCAGAGAAGTTTCGTGATAAAATGATCAAAGAATACCACAATTTTTGGACTGCCGAGAGAATCGAAAAAGCAAAAAAGCAAGGATTAACTCCGGTTCAGGTTACTATTTTGGCTTCCATCGTTCATAAAGAGTCAGTAAAGAAAGATGAAAGACCTCGTATTGCAGGTGTTTATTTGAACCGTTTGCGTTTAGAAATGCCATTACAGGCTGATCCAACGGTAATTTACGCTTTAAAACTCAGAGACAATAATTTCGATCAGGTAATCAAAAGAGTTTTTTACAACGATTTGATCATGAAATCGCCTTACAATACTTACGTGAATATCGGACTTCCCCCGGGACCAATTGCAATGCCTGATATTACAGCCCTTGATGCTGTTTTAAACCCGGAGAAAAACGATTATATTTATTTTTGTGCGAGCGTTGAACGTTTCGGATACCATGAATTCGCTGCTACTTTGGCAGAACACAATGTAAATGCAAAAAAATATTCAGACTGGATTGCCAGTCAGGGCGTAACAAGATAG
- the ald gene encoding alanine dehydrogenase, with translation MIIGVPKEIKNNENRVALTPAGVSEMKKHGHTVYVQATAGLGSGFSDDEYANAGAVVLGTIEEVYAIAEMIIKVKEPIASEYPLIKKDQLLFTYFHFASSEPLTHAMLEKGAVCLAYETVEKADRSLPLLVPMSEVAGRMAIQQGAKYLEKPLKGRGILLGGVPGVPPAKVLVLGGGIVGTQAAKMAAGLGAQVTIMDLSLPRLRYLDDIMPANVNTEMSNHYNITKAIATADLIVGAVLIPGAKAPHLITRDMLKLMRPGTVVVDVAVDQGGCIETCTPTTHENPTFIIDDIVHYCVANMPGAVPYTSTLALTNATLPYAVQLANKGWKTACNENEELKKGLNIANGKILYKGVAEAWNLPFNEEIVLANA, from the coding sequence ATGATAATAGGTGTTCCAAAAGAAATCAAAAACAATGAGAACCGTGTAGCATTAACTCCTGCAGGAGTTTCTGAAATGAAAAAACACGGACATACTGTTTACGTACAAGCTACAGCCGGTTTAGGAAGTGGTTTCAGTGATGATGAATATGCAAATGCAGGTGCGGTAGTTTTAGGAACTATTGAAGAAGTATATGCCATTGCAGAAATGATTATTAAAGTAAAAGAGCCTATTGCTTCTGAATACCCATTAATCAAAAAAGATCAATTATTATTCACTTATTTCCACTTTGCTTCATCAGAGCCATTAACTCATGCTATGCTTGAGAAAGGTGCTGTATGTTTGGCTTACGAAACAGTTGAAAAAGCAGACCGCAGCTTACCATTATTAGTACCAATGTCTGAAGTTGCAGGTCGTATGGCTATCCAACAAGGGGCAAAATACCTTGAAAAACCATTAAAAGGAAGAGGAATTCTTTTAGGAGGTGTTCCGGGTGTACCACCAGCAAAAGTATTGGTTTTAGGTGGTGGAATCGTAGGAACTCAGGCTGCTAAAATGGCTGCTGGTTTAGGCGCTCAGGTTACTATCATGGATTTAAGCTTACCACGTTTACGTTATTTAGATGATATCATGCCAGCTAACGTGAACACAGAAATGTCTAACCACTACAACATCACTAAAGCAATCGCTACAGCTGATTTAATTGTTGGTGCCGTTTTGATCCCAGGAGCAAAAGCACCTCACTTGATTACTCGTGACATGTTAAAATTAATGCGTCCGGGAACTGTTGTTGTTGACGTAGCTGTAGATCAAGGTGGATGTATCGAAACTTGTACTCCTACAACTCACGAAAACCCAACTTTCATCATCGATGATATTGTTCACTATTGCGTAGCTAATATGCCGGGAGCTGTTCCTTACACTTCTACTTTAGCTTTAACAAATGCTACCCTACCTTATGCTGTACAATTAGCAAACAAAGGATGGAAGACCGCTTGTAACGAAAATGAAGAATTGAAAAAAGGATTAAACATTGCTAATGGAAAAATCCTTTACAAGGGAGTTGCTGAAGCTTGGAATTTACCTTTCAACGAAGAAATAGTGTTAGCAAACGCATAA
- a CDS encoding GNAT family N-acetyltransferase → MITLKGDSIYLRALEPDDLEFVYAMENDESIWEVSNTQTPYSRFLIRQYLENAQQDIYEAKQLRLAICQDQDFPAIGLIDLFEFDPKNNRAGIGIVIQKDENRNQKVGSEALELLIKYSFHHLNLHQLYANIAMGNAASVALFTKFGFEKIGIKKDWVLLHNRYQDEAMFQLINKHI, encoded by the coding sequence ATGATAACACTCAAAGGCGATTCAATTTATTTGCGGGCACTGGAACCTGACGATCTGGAGTTTGTGTATGCCATGGAGAATGATGAGAGCATTTGGGAAGTCAGTAACACCCAAACGCCTTACAGCAGGTTTTTGATCCGCCAGTATCTCGAAAATGCACAGCAGGATATTTATGAGGCCAAGCAATTGCGTTTGGCGATCTGTCAGGATCAGGACTTTCCGGCGATCGGATTAATTGATTTGTTCGAATTTGATCCGAAGAATAACAGAGCAGGCATTGGGATAGTCATTCAAAAAGACGAAAACAGAAATCAAAAAGTTGGATCTGAGGCATTAGAACTTTTAATTAAGTATTCATTTCACCATTTAAATTTGCATCAATTATATGCAAATATTGCTATGGGAAATGCAGCAAGTGTAGCTCTTTTTACTAAATTTGGCTTTGAGAAAATAGGAATTAAGAAGGACTGGGTTTTGCTCCATAACCGCTATCAGGACGAAGCAATGTTTCAGTTAATTAATAAACACATTTAA